A DNA window from Microcystis aeruginosa NIES-843 contains the following coding sequences:
- a CDS encoding IS5 family transposase (programmed frameshift), whose product MNYEQVKTLKPTEFKRLCGVYPDTFKDMVTVLKAEKVWQKKTGRPSKLSTEDQLLITLEYWREYRTYFHLGNSWGINESTAYRIVRKVENILIKSGLFNLPRKKALLESNSEIEVIVVDVSEQEIERPKKKQKSCYSGKQGYHTLKSQVVADQKSEQVICVRCEKGRVHDFRLWKESKIRLNKEIEILGDKGYQGIQKIHQNSQIPHKKKKKEKLSKEQKKANRQLSQRRIVIEHIHLRLKIFRILSSRYRNRRRRFGLRLNLIAGIYNYELRYRQKDIS is encoded by the exons ATGAATTACGAACAAGTAAAAACTTTAAAGCCAACAGAGTTCAAACGCTTGTGTGGCGTGTATCCAGATACATTTAAGGATATGGTAACAGTCCTAAAGGCAGAAAAAGTTTGGCAAAAAAAGACAGGTAGACCTAGCAAATTGAGTACGGAAGACCAACTACTAATAACATTAGAATATTGGCGAGAATATCGCACCTATTTTCATCTGGGAAATAGTTGGGGTATTAACGAATCAACGGCGTATAGAATTGTTAGGAAAGTAGAGAATATTCTCATCAAATCAGGTCTGTTTAATCTACCCAGAAAAAAAGCCCTATTAGAAAGTAATAGTGAAATAGAAGTAATAGTGGTGGATGTGTCAGAACAGGAGATAGAAAGACCCAAAAAAAAACAGAAATCATGCTATAGTGGCAAGCAGGGATACCACACATTAAAGTCGCAAGTCGTTGCCGATCAAAAAAGCGAGCAGGTAATCTGTGTCCGTTGTGAGAAAGGAAGAGTCCATGATTTTCGACTGTGGAAAGAGAGCAAAATAAGGTTAAATAAGGAAATAGAAATATTAGGGGATAAAGGCTATCAAGGAATTCAGAAAATCCATCAAAACAGTCAAATTCCTCATAAAAAAA AGAAAAAAGAAAAACTAAGTAAAGAGCAAAAAAAAGCCAATCGTCAGTTATCACAACGGCGCATAGTTATAGAACATATTCATCTTCGTCTCAAAATATTTCGGATACTTTCATCAAGATACAGAAATCGCAGACGGCGATTTGGTCTGAGATTGAATTTGATTGCTGGTATCTACAATTACGAACTTCGTTACCGACAAAAGGATATATCTTGA
- a CDS encoding heavy-metal-associated domain-containing protein, with the protein MTITLKVPSIACEGCANTITKAINNQQPAAQISVDVANKIVTVETTASPAEIAQWISEVGHTVESGSEG; encoded by the coding sequence ATGACAATTACCCTAAAAGTGCCTAGTATTGCCTGTGAAGGTTGCGCTAATACCATTACTAAAGCGATTAACAATCAGCAACCGGCGGCCCAAATATCGGTGGATGTAGCCAATAAAATCGTCACGGTAGAAACCACCGCATCCCCCGCAGAAATTGCCCAATGGATCAGCGAAGTCGGCCATACTGTTGAATCTGGGAGTGAGGGTTGA
- the polA gene encoding DNA polymerase I, giving the protein MTSTEQNKLFILIDGHSLAFRAYYAFAKSRSGPLRTSTGIPTSVCFGFLNSLMQLLETQKPTYLAVAFDLAAPSFRHEADANYKANRQETPEEFRPDLTNLQSLLAAMNIPIVTSPGYEADDVLGTLAKQAGDHGYTVKILTGDRDLFQLVDEEKKTTVLYLDINAVKSTSGQGYTEFNSQAVTEKLGVTPKQVVDFKALCGDKSDNIPGVRGIGEKTAIDLLKKYDNLDDIYTNLESIKGMVKTKLLEGKTAAESSRYLAKIALDAPVSLEEEKFRLRGFNRRLVQPLLARLELKKILQKLDQIQQHLGGTPTLELTSDADSNQLSLFDLPPISPPVLIAPDIIDTIPKLDALLAKLTTFTNPHFPVAWDTETTDLNPRVAKLVGIGCCWGKELNAMAYIPIGHQSGDNLNLEIVLEKLRPILASDDYPKVFQNAKFDIDVFYHQGITVKGLVFDTMVASYVLHPELTHNLEDLCDRYLTGITSLSYKSLGIPAGKTIADLDIPTTANYCGLDAYATYLLREKLQAELTKIPPLYQLFSEIESPLVMVLWQMENYGIKININYLKNFSQQLERDLAYIEKNAYESIGETFNLSSPKQLSEILFDRLALNRKKSRKTKTGYSTDQSVLEKLQGDHPLVDYILEHRTLSKLKSTYVDALPKLAEPKTARVHTDFNQTITSTGRLSSSNPNLQNIPIRSEFSRRIRQAFIPENGYLLVSADYSQIELRILAHLSQEPVLLEAYRSNQDVHKVTAQLLFDKREITPEERSLGKTINFGVIYGMGAQKFARESKLTVEQGRKFIEKYHQRYAQVFEYLENSKKQAITQGYVETILGRRRYFNFDNPLLKRLRGLSLHDIDLDSLKLNNEEAQLLRSAANAPIQGSSADIIKVAMVKLAEVLQNYRARLLLQVHDELVLEVPREEWPSLESKIKTTMEEAVSLTIPLLVEIKAGDNWMETK; this is encoded by the coding sequence ATGACCAGTACCGAGCAAAATAAGCTATTTATCCTGATTGATGGGCATTCTTTGGCTTTTCGTGCCTATTATGCCTTTGCCAAGTCTCGTTCTGGTCCTCTGCGTACTTCTACCGGCATTCCCACCAGTGTGTGCTTTGGGTTTTTAAATTCTCTGATGCAGTTACTTGAAACTCAAAAACCCACTTATTTAGCAGTTGCTTTTGATTTAGCAGCTCCTTCTTTTCGCCATGAAGCTGATGCCAATTATAAGGCTAATCGGCAAGAGACTCCCGAAGAATTTCGCCCCGATTTAACTAATCTGCAAAGTCTCTTGGCAGCGATGAATATTCCTATTGTGACTTCTCCGGGTTATGAAGCAGATGATGTTTTAGGAACTTTGGCAAAACAAGCCGGTGATCATGGTTATACGGTCAAGATTTTAACAGGCGATCGAGATTTATTCCAATTGGTAGATGAGGAGAAAAAAACCACGGTTCTCTATCTGGATATTAATGCGGTCAAAAGTACATCGGGACAGGGTTATACAGAATTCAATTCCCAAGCTGTCACGGAAAAGTTAGGGGTGACACCAAAACAGGTAGTAGATTTTAAAGCTCTTTGCGGTGATAAGTCTGATAATATCCCCGGGGTGCGCGGAATTGGCGAAAAAACAGCGATAGATTTATTAAAAAAATACGATAACTTAGACGATATATATACCAATCTGGAATCGATTAAGGGAATGGTAAAAACTAAATTATTAGAGGGAAAAACCGCCGCCGAAAGTTCTCGCTATTTAGCCAAAATTGCCCTTGATGCCCCCGTTAGTCTCGAGGAAGAGAAATTTCGTCTCCGAGGTTTTAATCGGCGTTTAGTTCAACCTTTATTGGCAAGATTAGAGTTAAAGAAAATTCTCCAGAAACTCGATCAAATTCAACAGCATCTAGGTGGCACTCCTACCCTAGAATTAACTAGCGATGCTGATTCTAATCAATTGTCTCTGTTTGATTTACCCCCTATTTCTCCACCGGTTCTAATTGCTCCCGACATTATTGATACTATTCCTAAGTTAGATGCTTTACTGGCAAAATTAACAACTTTCACTAATCCACATTTTCCCGTCGCTTGGGACACCGAAACCACGGATTTAAATCCTCGTGTAGCCAAATTGGTCGGGATCGGTTGCTGTTGGGGAAAAGAATTAAATGCTATGGCCTATATTCCCATCGGCCACCAGAGCGGTGATAATTTAAATCTAGAGATAGTTCTCGAAAAATTACGCCCAATTTTAGCCAGTGATGATTATCCAAAAGTCTTCCAGAATGCGAAATTTGATATTGATGTTTTTTATCATCAAGGAATTACCGTTAAAGGTCTAGTTTTTGATACTATGGTGGCTAGTTATGTCCTCCATCCCGAACTAACTCATAATCTCGAAGATTTATGCGATCGCTATTTAACTGGCATCACTTCCCTTAGTTATAAAAGTCTCGGTATTCCTGCGGGAAAAACCATCGCTGATTTAGATATTCCCACCACTGCTAACTACTGCGGATTAGATGCCTACGCTACCTATTTACTTCGAGAAAAATTACAGGCAGAATTAACTAAAATTCCCCCTTTGTATCAATTATTCTCTGAAATAGAATCTCCCTTAGTCATGGTGCTGTGGCAGATGGAAAATTATGGTATAAAAATTAATATCAATTATCTAAAAAACTTTTCCCAGCAACTAGAAAGAGACCTAGCATACATAGAAAAAAATGCCTACGAATCTATCGGAGAAACTTTTAATCTTAGCTCTCCTAAACAGTTAAGTGAAATCCTCTTCGATCGATTGGCACTCAATCGCAAAAAATCCAGAAAAACTAAAACAGGTTACTCCACCGATCAAAGTGTTTTAGAGAAACTACAAGGAGATCATCCCTTAGTTGATTATATCCTTGAACATCGCACCTTATCCAAATTAAAATCAACCTATGTGGATGCTTTACCGAAATTAGCCGAACCAAAAACCGCACGAGTACATACAGATTTTAATCAAACCATCACCAGCACCGGACGCTTATCATCCTCCAATCCTAACCTGCAAAATATCCCCATTCGCAGTGAATTTTCCAGACGAATTCGTCAAGCTTTTATTCCCGAAAATGGTTACTTATTAGTGTCAGCGGACTACTCACAAATCGAGTTAAGAATTCTCGCTCATCTCAGCCAAGAACCAGTTTTATTAGAAGCCTATCGTAGTAATCAAGATGTGCATAAAGTCACCGCTCAATTGCTCTTTGATAAAAGGGAAATTACCCCCGAAGAACGCAGTTTAGGAAAAACAATTAACTTCGGGGTTATTTATGGCATGGGAGCGCAAAAATTCGCCCGTGAATCGAAATTAACCGTAGAACAGGGCAGAAAATTTATTGAAAAATATCATCAACGTTATGCCCAAGTATTTGAGTATTTAGAGAATAGCAAAAAACAAGCGATCACTCAGGGATATGTGGAAACAATTTTGGGCAGAAGACGTTATTTTAACTTCGATAATCCTCTCTTAAAAAGACTGCGGGGACTGTCCTTACATGACATCGATTTAGATAGCCTCAAACTCAACAACGAGGAGGCACAATTATTAAGATCGGCCGCTAATGCGCCCATTCAGGGTTCCAGTGCTGATATTATTAAAGTAGCGATGGTAAAATTGGCAGAGGTACTGCAAAATTATCGAGCGAGATTACTGCTGCAAGTCCATGATGAATTAGTCTTGGAAGTACCGAGGGAAGAATGGCCATCCCTAGAGTCAAAAATCAAGACGACTATGGAAGAAGCTGTCTCCTTGACGATCCCTCTCTTGGTAGAAATTAAAGCCGGTGACAATTGGATGGAAACCAAATAA